One Silene latifolia isolate original U9 population chromosome 4, ASM4854445v1, whole genome shotgun sequence DNA segment encodes these proteins:
- the LOC141652604 gene encoding protein LATERAL ORGAN BOUNDARIES-like isoform X1 gives MCSAQMEDTVMASSSSYNSPCAACKFLRRKCMPGCIFAPYFPPEEPQKFANVHKIFGASNVTKLLNELLPHQREDAVNSLAYEAEARVRDPVYGCVGAISYLQRQVHRLQKELDAANADLLRYACHDISIPGPAMQGIHPPPPPPPPPTPPQFGSFYQPSDGNLSSLFPSLLPWNENIDPRGGGNDRHQGNM, from the exons ATGTGCTCAGCACAAATGG AAGACACGGTCATGGCATCCTCAAGCTCCTACAACTCTCCATGCGCGGCAtgcaagttcctgaggcggaaatGCATGCCAGGGTGCATATTTGCACCCTACTTCCCACCAGAGGAACCTCAAAAGTTCGCCAACGTCCACAAAATATTCGGTGCAAGCAACGTAACAAAGCTCTTAAACGAGCTCCTCCCTCACCAGAGGGAGGACGCCGTTAACTCCCTAGCCTACGAGGCTGAGGCTAGGGTTAGGGATCCTGTGTACGGGTGCGTGGGAGCCATATCATACCTTCAAAGACAAGTCCATCGACTTCAAAAGGAGCTAGATGCAGCTAATGCTGATCTTCTTAGGTACGCGTGCCATGATATCTCGATTCCTGGGCCCGCGATGCAAGGGATCCATCCTCCTCCCCCTCCGCCTCCTCCTCCTACTCCTCCGCAATTTGGGAGCTTTTATCAGCCTTCTGATGGTAATTTATCTTCTTTGTTCCCAAGTCTTCTTCCATGGAATGAGAATATTGATCCGAGAGGCGGCGGTAATGATCGTCATCAAGGTAATATGTAA
- the LOC141652604 gene encoding protein LATERAL ORGAN BOUNDARIES-like isoform X2, which translates to MASSSSYNSPCAACKFLRRKCMPGCIFAPYFPPEEPQKFANVHKIFGASNVTKLLNELLPHQREDAVNSLAYEAEARVRDPVYGCVGAISYLQRQVHRLQKELDAANADLLRYACHDISIPGPAMQGIHPPPPPPPPPTPPQFGSFYQPSDGNLSSLFPSLLPWNENIDPRGGGNDRHQGNM; encoded by the coding sequence ATGGCATCCTCAAGCTCCTACAACTCTCCATGCGCGGCAtgcaagttcctgaggcggaaatGCATGCCAGGGTGCATATTTGCACCCTACTTCCCACCAGAGGAACCTCAAAAGTTCGCCAACGTCCACAAAATATTCGGTGCAAGCAACGTAACAAAGCTCTTAAACGAGCTCCTCCCTCACCAGAGGGAGGACGCCGTTAACTCCCTAGCCTACGAGGCTGAGGCTAGGGTTAGGGATCCTGTGTACGGGTGCGTGGGAGCCATATCATACCTTCAAAGACAAGTCCATCGACTTCAAAAGGAGCTAGATGCAGCTAATGCTGATCTTCTTAGGTACGCGTGCCATGATATCTCGATTCCTGGGCCCGCGATGCAAGGGATCCATCCTCCTCCCCCTCCGCCTCCTCCTCCTACTCCTCCGCAATTTGGGAGCTTTTATCAGCCTTCTGATGGTAATTTATCTTCTTTGTTCCCAAGTCTTCTTCCATGGAATGAGAATATTGATCCGAGAGGCGGCGGTAATGATCGTCATCAAGGTAATATGTAA